The nucleotide window CCAGCACCCGTTTCAGGTTGGTCGGCGAGACGTCGTAGCCCAGCGCGGCGCGGTAGATCTCCCGTAACTGCGCCAGGGTGAACTCCTCCGGCGCCAGTCCGAAGCCGATGTTGCTGTAGGAGAGTTTGCGCTGCAGCCGGTCGATCGCGGACCGGACCACCGAGGCGTGATCGAAGGCCATCGTCGGCAAGCGGTGGGTACGGATCCAGCCGGCGTTCTCCGGCAGGTGCGGATCGGCGGTGCTCGGCACCAGCCCGAGGTACGCGGTGGCGATGGTCCGCTGGAACGGGTCCCGATCGGGATCGCTGCGGGTCTCCAACTGCTCCAGGTGCGCGATCTCGGACAGATCCACCTTGCTGGCCAGATTCCTGGCCGCACAGGCGCCCAGCGTCTCGTCGGCCTGCACCGGTCCGCTGGGCAGCGCCCAGGCTCCAACGTAGGGATCCCGCTCCCGTCGCCAGGCCAGCACGGTCAGCCGCGAATCCGTGATCTTGAACACAACGGCCACTGCTTCGTGCCGAAACGTGGGCACCGCACTCGATCTGGCCACAGCTGCATGCTAGCGTCACACCCAGTTTTCGTCTCCGAGGCGAAAACCCGACGACTCGGGAGTTTC belongs to Microlunatus elymi and includes:
- a CDS encoding NUDIX hydrolase, translated to MARSSAVPTFRHEAVAVVFKITDSRLTVLAWRRERDPYVGAWALPSGPVQADETLGACAARNLASKVDLSEIAHLEQLETRSDPDRDPFQRTIATAYLGLVPSTADPHLPENAGWIRTHRLPTMAFDHASVVRSAIDRLQRKLSYSNIGFGLAPEEFTLAQLREIYRAALGYDVSPTNLKRVLERRGQLEPTGHTAAPSLGGGRPAALYRFSHRELAITDPFAALRPGG